GTACAGCAGGCAGCCGGTCGCGTACAGGTCGGAGCGGTGGTCGACGGCCTTGCCGAGCGCCTGCTCCGGGGAGAGGTACTGGGGAGTGCCCATGACCATGCCGGTCTGGGTCATCGTGGACTGCGCGCCGTGCAGGGCGCGGGCGATGCCGAAGTCCATCACCTTGACGGCGCCGCTGTCGGTGATGATCACGTTCGCCGGCTTGATGTCGCGGTGCACGATGCCGTGCTGGTGCGAGTAGGCGAGCGCCTCCAGGACACCGGAGACGATGATCAGCGCCTGCTCCGGGCCCGGCGCCTCCGCGTTGATCAGCAGATCGCGGATGGTGCGGCCCTCGACCAGCTCCATGACGATGTACGGCACGGACTGGCCGTTCACGACGTCCTCACCGGAGTCGTACACCGCCACGATCGCGTGGTGGTTGAGTCCGGCGACCGACTGCGCCTCGCGCGTGAAGCGGGCCTTGGAGACGGGGTCCTCGGCCAGGTCGGCGCGGAGCAGCTTTACCGCGACCGTACGGCCCAGACGGACGTCCTCGGCGGCGAAGACCTCGGCCATGCCGCCCCGGCCGAGCCGGTGCGTGAGCCGGTACCGGCCGTCGCCGACGAGCCCTCCGTTGCCCCACATCTCCGGCGCGTCCGACATGCCGCCGCCAGACGCCTCGGGGTCGGACGGGCCCTGGGCGCGCTGCGTCTGTGCCATCAGTCCTCGCCGTCGTTTCTGCCCGCGGTGCGCGCGGTGTTGTCACGGTCTCCGTCGGTCACGCTACAGCCTCCGTGGGGGCCACCGGTCCGGAACCGGAACCGGGACCAGCCAAGCGACGGACCGGCCATGAAACCCCCAGCAAGGGCCGTCGTGCAAATTGTGTGTGCCGGTCGTACGCCCCCTGTAACGCTTGCGCGACGCTTCTTGCGCGTACGGTCACGGAACGGGCACCGAGCTTGACGTGTCCGGGGCCTGGGGCAGACTTGGCCGGGAATGACACATTCGATCAAGGCCCGCGCGATGAGCCAGGGCATCCGACGGCCGACGGGGGACGCGGAAAGATGAGCCAGGACGGCGCACACGGCCGGTACGCGGGGCAGGCGCTGGCCGGTGGCCGCTACCAGCTGCGCGACTTGCTCGGCGAGGGCGGCATGGCCTCCGTGCACCTCGCGTACGACTCCGTGCTGGACCGTCAGGTCGCGATCAAGACACTTCACACCGAACTCGGCCGCGAACAGGCCTTCCGCGAGCGCTTCCGCCGCGAGGCCCAGGCCGTGGCGAAGCTCACGCACACCAACATCGTCTCCGTCTTCGACACGGGCGAGGACGACCTGGGCGGCCTGGCCACGCCGTACATCGTCATGGAGTACGTCGAGGGCCGCCCGCTCGGCTCCGTGCTCGAAGAGGACATCCGGCAGTACGGCGCCATGCCCGCCGACAAGGCGCTGAAGGTCACCGCCGACGTGCTGGCGGCGCTGGACATCAGCCACGAGATGGGGCTCGTCCACCGCGACATCAAGCCGGGCAACGTGATGATGACCAAGCGCGGTGTGGTCAAGGTCATGGACTTCGGCATCGCCCGCGCCATGCAGTCCGGTGTGACGTCGATGACGCAGACCGGCATGGTCGTCGGCACCCCGCAGTACCTCTCGCCCGAGCAGGCCCTCGGCCGTGGCGTGGACGCCCGCTCCGACCTGTACTCGGTCGGCATCATGCTGTTCCAACTGGTCACCGGGCGGCTGCCGTTCGACGCGGACTCCCCGCTGGCCATCGCGTACGCGCATGTACAGGAGGAGCCGGTCGCGCCGTCCTCCGTCAACCGCTCGCTGCCCCCCGCGGTGGACGCGCTGGTCGCCCGCGCGCTGCGGAAGAACCCGAACGAGCGCTTCCCGACCGCCGACGCCATGCGCGAGGAGTGCCTGCGGGTCGCCGCCTCCTTCCAGGCGGCGGCGCCGAGCATCGTGCCGGGAGCGGGTCCGCGGCAGAGCGGCTCGGGAGTCGGCTCCGCGGTCTTCCCGCCGGTCGACCAGGCGCGGCAGACGCCGCCCGGGCCGGTGCAGACGCCGTACCAGCCGGGCCCGTACGGCCCCGGCCAGGGCACCCCCGCACCGGTCGCGCCCGCCCCGGCCTACGGCTATCCGCAGCAGGCCGGCTACCAGACCCCGCCCGTGGGCTACGGGCCGCAGACCCCGCCGCCGTACGCCCAGACACCGCACACGGCCGTGCAGGGGGCCGGGCGGGGCTCCGGCGGCGGCCGGGGCAACAAGGCCGTGATCATCGGCGCGAGCGTGGTGTCGCTCGCCGCGGTCGTCGGCCTGATCGTGGCGCTGACCGCGAACAGTGACGGCGGTGAGGACACGGGCGGGCGCGGCGGCGCCTCCGCCTCGGCGGCCGCCTCGCACCGGCCGGGCTACCGGGCGCCGGACACCACCCGGGTGATCGACAAGACGAAGTGCACGGAGCCGGAGGAGTCCTACGACGACCCCGCCAAGATCCGGCTGCCCGACTTCCGCTACAAGGACATCAACTCCGTCAAGGCGTGCTTCCAGGCGGCCGGCTGGCAGCTGAAGATCAAGAAGGTGGACGACAACACCTGGGGCGACGGGACCGTGATGGACCAGTTCCCGTCCCAGGGCACGGACGTGAGCGCCAAGGACCCGGGCACCATCGAGCTGAGCGTGTCGACGGGCAATCCGCCGCAGTGACGCGCGCGTGAAGAAGGGCCCGGCGCACCGGCGCCGGGCCCTTTCGCGTGGTCGGCGGGTCAGAGGTACGGGCCGCCCGAGCGGCCGCCGGCCGGGTGGTCGTCGCCGTCGGGGCCCGTGACGCCCGGCGGGAGCGCCCGGCGCATCTGCTCCAGCTGGGCGCGGGCGGCCATCTGCTGGGCGAACAGCGTGGTCTGGATGCCGTGGAAGAGGCCCTCCAGCCAGCCCACCAACTGGGCCTGCGCGATCCGCAGTTCCGCGTCGCTCGGGGTGGCGTCGTCGGTGAACGGCAGCGACAGCCGCTCCAGCTCCTCGACCAGCTCCGGCGCCAGCCCGTCCTCCAGCTCCTTGACGGAGCTGGCGTGGATCTCCTTCAGCCGCACCCGGCTGGCCTCGTCGAGGGGAGCCGCACGCACCTCCTCCAGAAGCTGCTTGATCATGCTGCCGATCCGCATGACCTTGGCGGGCTGCTCGACCTGCTCCGTCACCGGAGTCTCGCGGGAATCGTCGTTCCCGGTGCCTCCGCCGAGCGCCATCCCGTCCTGGCCCACGACGAGGATCTGGGGATTCTCGGGCGACCGTTCGTTCCTCGGCATCTCCATGCCGTCATTCTCTCGCACCCGCCCACCTCGTCACCGGGGTGCCCCCCGGATCGGCCGAACCTCGGTTTGGTCCCGTCGGCCCAATCCGGAATGCCCGGCGAGTCGGTGGATGTGAGGCTGTTTCCGTCGGTTCATCCATCGATCACGGCTCACGCCTGCTGGGCTCCGGGAGGTCACCGACGTGACTCCATGGCTGCGACTCACCCACCGCTCGCTGCGGCTGCTGGTCGTCCTCGCGACGGCCCTGCCCGCCTACGGCGCCGCCACCGCGTACGCCGGCCCCGGCACCCCGCACTCCTCGACGCCCGCGGCCCCTTCCCCGTCTCCCTCGTCCTCCACCTCGGGGCACGCGGGCAGCTCCGGCGACCCGGCCCGCCCGGCGCACGATCACCAGGACGGCCCGGGGCCCGGACCCGGTCACGAGCACGACGGTCCGGGGCCCGGCGATCCCCCGCGTCCCACGCACGCCCCCCGGCCCTCCGCCTCCTCGAACCACCCGCCGTCCGGTGAGCCGTCCCGGGCCGGGAGCGGGGCCGGGGAGGGCAGGATGCGCCCGGGCCGGCCGGACGGCCCCTGGGCCGAGGTGGAGGGCGACGACGACCCGGTCGGCTCCGCCGCAGCCCAGCCCGCGGAACCGGAAACGGCCGAGAGCCCCACGTCCGCGGCCTCGCCCCCGCCCCGGGACGCGGGCCTCGATCCCACGGGGGCCCCGCGGGACGCGGCCCGGCAGAGCGAGAACGCGAGCGAGCCGGAGCTGCGGATCCTCCCGCTGGGCAGCGGGCTCGTCCTCATCGGCCTGGGGCTGGGCCTGGCCTTCCTGGGCCTGCGGCTGCGCAGGGGCTGAGCGCCCCCGCGCACACCGGCGGGCTCCGTCACGGGGCCAGCAGCAGCACCTTGCCGATGTGGCCGCTCTCCTCGACCACCCGGTGGGCCTGCGCGGCCTCCGGCATCGGCAGTGCGCGGTCCACCACCGGCCGGACGTGCCCCGCCGCGAGCAGCGGCCAGACGTGCTCCCGCACCGCGGCCACGATGGCGGCCTTCTCGCCCAGCGGACGGGCCCGCAGCGAGGTGGCGCTGACGGCGGCCCGCTTGCTCAGCAGCGCCCCGATGTTCAGCTCGCCCTTGGCGCCGCCCTGCATCCCGATGATCGCCAGCCGCCCGTTGACGGCGAGGGCCTGGATGTTGCGGTCGAGGTACTTGGCGCCCATGTTGTCGAGGATGACGTCGGCGCCCGCGCCGCCGGTGGCTTCCTTGATCTCGGCGACGAAGTCCTGCTCCCGGTAGTTGATCAGGATGTCCGCGCCCAGCTCGGCGCAGCGCTCCAGCTTCTCCTTGGTCCCGGCGGTCACCGCGACCTTGGCGCCGAGGGCCTTGGCGAGCTGGATCGCCATGGTGCCGATGCCGCTGGAGCCGCCGTGCACGAGCAGCGTCTCGCCGGGGCGCAGATGGGCGACCATGAACACGTTGGACCAGACCGTGCACGCCACCTCGGGCAGTGCGGCGGCCTGGGCGAGGTCGACGCCCTGCGGAACGGGCAGCAGCTGCCCGGCGGGTACGGCGACCTTCTGGGCGTAGCCGCCGCCCGCGAGCAGGGCGCACACCTCGTCGCCGACGGCCCAGCCGGACACCCCGGGGCCGAGCGCGGCGATCCGGCCGGAGCACTCCAGGCCGGGGTAGGGGGAGGCGCCGGGCGGCGGGTCGTAGAAGCCCTGGCGCTGCAGGATGTCGGCGCGGTTGACGGCACCGGCCACCACCTCGACCAGCACCTCGCCCTCGCCGGGCACCGGGTCGGGGACCTCGTCCCACACCAGCGCCTCGGGACCACCAGGTTCGGGAATCGTGATCGCATGCATGCTGGTGACGCTACTCCCCGAGGGGCCCGGGTGCCGGTGCGCGGGGGCCGTTCGCTCAGTCCGTGGGCAGCGGGCGGATATGCGGGGTGATCTGGGTGCCCGGGCTGGCGCGGACGATGGTGATGAGCCGGTCCGTGAGTTGCAGGGTGCCGATGGAGCGGTCGTCGTAACCGAGCACGCGATGGCCGCGGACCACGCTCACCACGAGGTCGTCGATCTCGCGCGGCCGTTTGCCCGCCTCGGCGCGCACCACGGGCCGTTCCACGAGGTCCAGTCCGCTGCCCTGCTGGATGAGGTCTTCTATGACCATGCCGGCGGCGGGGCTGAGGACGGAGAGGCCGAGCAGCCGGCCGGCCGCGCTGGCGCTGGTGATGACGGCATCGGCGCCGGACTGCCGCAGCAGCGGGGCGTTCTCCTCCTCGCGCACGGCGGCGACGATCTTGGCGCTCCGGTTGAGCTGCCGGGCGGTCAGGGTGACGAGCACGGCGGTGTCGTCGCGTTGCGGGGCGACGATGATCTGCCGGGCCTTGCCCACCTCGGCCCGCTTGAGCACATCGCTGCGGGTGGCGTCGCCCATGACCCCGGCGTAGCCGTCGGCGGTCGCCGCGTCGATCACCTTGGCGCTGGGGTCGACCACGACCACCTGCTCCTTCTTCAGCCCGGTCGCGCACACGGTCTGCACGGCGGACCGCCCCTTCGTGCCGAAGCCGATGACGACGGTGTGCTCGCGCAAGGCGGACCTCCAGCGTTTCAGGCGCCACTCCTCCCGGGTCCGTTCGGTGAGGACCTCCAGCGTGGTGCCGACCAGGATGATCAGGAACAGCACGCGCAGGGGCGTGATGACGAAGATGTTGGTCAGCCGGGCGCTGTCGCTGACCGGGGTGATGTCGCCGTATCCCGTGGTGGAGAGGGTGACGGTGGCGTAGTAGAAGGAGTCGAGCAGGTCCACGGAGTCGTCGGCGCTGTCGCGGTAGCCCGCGCGGTCGGCGTAGACGACGAGCGCGGTGAGAACCAGGACCAGCAGCGCCATGAGCAGCCGTTTGGCGACCTGGCGGAGGGGGCGTTCCACCACTTTCACGGGGAGCTTCACCCGGTGGGTGACCGACCGTTCGTCCGTCCGGGTGCCGTTGTCCCGGGGGCGGTCGGAATCGGGGGAGGCGGTGGTGTCGTGGTCCGCGTGTTTCACGTGAAACATACCCCGATCCCGGCGACCGCCCAGGGCAGGTCCAGCAGCTCCGCCTCCTCGCCCGGCCGGGCGCCGCCCGGCGGTACGACGGCCAGCGCGTCGGCGGCGGCGACACCGCGCAGCATGGCCGGGCCGTTGTAGTGCAGCGGTACGGCGCGGTCGCCGCGCAGCACCACGGGGACGAGCCGGGTGTCGTACGGGTGTCCGTGCACCGCCTCCGTCAGCGGCAGCGCGTACGGCTCGGGGGCCGGGTGGGCGGCCAGGGTCCGCAGCAGCGGCTCGGCGAGCGTGAGCAGGCCGGAGACGGCCGCGAGGGGGTTGCCGGGCAGTCCGACGAGATGCCGGCCGTCCTGGAGGCGGGCCAGCAGCATGGGATGGCCGGGGCGCACCGCGACGCCGTCCACGAGGAGTTCGGCGCCGATGCGTTCCAGGGTGGGGTGGACATGGTCGACGGGCCCGGCGGCGGTACCTCCGGTGGTGACGACCAGGTCGGCCGGGGAGGCGGTGATCGCCTTGCGCAGGGCCCTGGCGTCGTCGCGGACCCGGCGTACGGCGACGACCTCGGCACCGAGGGCGCGCAGCCAGGGCGGCAGCATCGGGCCGAGCGCGTCCCGGATCAGGCCGTCGCGCGGCAGCCCCTCGGTCAGCAACTCGTCCCCGAGGACGAGGACTTCGACGCGGGGGCGGGGGACGACGGTGACGGTGTCGTATCCCGCGGCGGCGGCCAGGCCGAGGACGGCGGGGGTGACCAGGGTGCCGACGGGCAGCAACTGGTCGCCGCTGCGGCACTCCTGGCCGCGCGGGCGGATGTCCTGACCGTGGGCCAGGTCCCGGGTGGCGTGCAGCCGGCCCTGGGTGTCGGTGCGGCCGTGCTCGGTGCGCAGCACGGCGGTGGTGTCGGCGGGGACGCGGGCACCGGTCGCGATGGGCACCGCCTCGCCGTCCGTGAGCGGCGCGGGCTGGGCGTGCCCGGCGAGCACGCCCTCCTCGCGCACCGTCCAGGGGCCGGGCCCGGCGACCGCCCAGCCGTCCATCGCGGAGGTGTCGAAGGAGGGCAGGTCGCCGAGCGCGTCGAGGGGCGCGGCCAGGACCAGGCCGAGGGAGTCGCCGAGCGGGACGGAGACGGGGCCCCGGCGGGCGCCCGCGGACCGGGCCGTCCGGGCGGCGCGGGCGGCGATCTCGCGGGCCTCGGGCCAGGAGGTGGCCCGGTGCGGGCCGTCGGTCCGCGCGTCCCGTGTCCCGGGCACCGGGGGCGGGCCGGTACCGTCGTCCTTGGCTTCCCTCACGAGGGCCAGGGCCTCCTCGACATCGAGGTCGTCGCCGTCCTCCACGGGTGCCCCGCCGCCCAGGCGGGACGCGGTCATCCGGCGTCCGGGGCGCTCGGGCCCCCGTTCCCTTCCCCGGCCCCGCCGGTCTCCCGCGCCTCTTCCTCCCAGCTCAGCGCCAGTGCGGCGGCCTTGCGGGCGGCCTCGGCGACGGCCTCGGGGCCGCCCTCGCCCCGGGCCGCGGCGTAGCCGACGAGGAAGGTGGTCAGCGGGGCGGCGGGCCGCGCGACACCGTGTGCGGCGTCCCGGGCCAGGTCGAGCAGGACGTTCATGTCGACGTCCAGGTCGATGCCCAGCTCGTCCTTGACTGCGGAGATCCATTCATCCAACACGTGCCCATGCTCCCTGATGCGTGCCCTGGCGTTGACGATGTCGTCCCAGGTGTCGCAGTCGAAGGACGCGTGCGGGTCCGGGACGCGGGTGAGGCGGAGGGCGCCGGTGAGCCGGCGCAGAGGCAGGCCGGTGAGGCCGTCGGGCGCGGCGGCGAGGGCGGCCAGTTCACGGCGGAGCGCGGCGGTGCGGTAGGCGGCCACCAGCGGCTGGTCGCGGCCGTCCGCGTCGGTGAGCAGTGCGCCGTCGGCGCCGGTCCCGTGGAGCGCGGCCAGCAACCGGCGCAGGGTGGCCGGGCGGAGGAAGGGGAGGTCGGCGGAGAGGACGACGGCGTGCTCGGCCGTGGTGTGCCGCAGGCCGGCGGCCAGCGCGGCGACCGGCCCCGCGCCGGGCGGCTCCTCGCGTGCCCAGCGCACGGGCCGGACGGTGGGCCGGGGCGCGGCCACCACGACGGTCGTACGGGCGCCCGCGCAGGCGGCGAGCACCCGGTCCAGCAGTGCCCGGCCGCCGACCCGTACCCCGGGCTTGTCGGCCCCGCCGAGCCGCCGCGCGGCACCGCCGGCCAGCACGACGGCGTCGTACGGGTCGTACGGCACGGGGGTCGTGGCGGCCGCGGTGGCCGGCGGCCCGGCGCCGGTCTCGTCGGCGGTGGCTTTGTCGGTCACTCCCCGAGTATGCGGGCCGGGCCGATCACAGGGAACCGCGGGTTCACAGCGTGCGCAGCAGCACCGCCGGCTGTTCCACGCAGTCCGCCACGTACCGCAGGAAGCCGCCCGCCGTGCCGCCGTCGCACACCCGGTGGTCGAAGGTGAGCGACAGCTGGACGACCTGGCGCACCGCCAGTTCCCCCTCGTGCACCCAGGGCTTGGGGACGATCCTGCCGACGCCGAGCATGGCCGCCTCGGGGTGGTTGACGATCGGCGTGGAGCCGTCGACGCCGAAGACCCCGTAGTTGTTCAGCGTGAAGGTGCCGCCGGTGAGGTCCCCCGGGGTCAGCGTGCCGGTGCGGGCGGCCTCGGTGAGCCGGGCGAACTCGGCGGTCAGCGACTCGGCGCCGCGCGCATGGGCGTCCCGGACGACCGGTACGACCAGGCCGCGGTCGGTCTGTGCCGCGAACCCCAGGTGTACATACGGGTGTTGGACGACCTCGCGGGCCTCGCTGTCGACCGAGGAGTTCAGCTCGGGGAAGCGGGCGAGCGCGGCGGTGCAGACGCGGGCGAGCAGCGCGAGGAGCGAGATCTTCGGCCCTCCGGCCGCGTTCATCGCGGCCCGCGCGCGCATCAGTTCCGTGGCGTCGGCGTCCACCCAGCAGGTCGCGTCCGGGATCTCCCGGCGGCTGCGGGAGAGCTTGTCGGCGACGGCGCCGCGGATGCCCTTGAGGGGGACGCGGACCTCCGCCGGGCCCGGGGCGGGAACGGCCGCGGCGGGGGTCCCGGCCGTGCGGCCGCGGTCCCGGTCCGGTTCGGTCCGCAGGGCGCGCTCCACGTCGGCACGGAGGATCAGCCCGTCCGGACCCGAACCGGCCAGCCCGCGCAGATCCAGCCCGCCCTCGCGGGCCAGTCGCCGGACCAGCGGGGAGATCACGGGCACGGGACCGCCGGGCGCCGCGGCCGGGGTGACGGCGGGGGCGCTCGCGGCGGGCGCGGGCGCGGCGCCGTTCACCCTCGCCCCGCCGGCCGGCGCCGTCGGCCGTACCCGCCGTCGGCGGCCGGGCGCCTCGGAGGTGCCGTAGCCGACCAGGACATTGCCCGAACCGCTCTCCGGCTCGGCCTCCGGTTCGCCGACGGCGACCGTCAGCAGCGGTGCGCCGACCGGCAGTTCGGTGCCCTCCTCGCCGTAGCGGGCGGTGACCACGCCGCCGTAGGGGCAGGGCACCTCCACCGACGCCTTGGCCGTCTCGACCTCGACCACCGGCTGGTCGACGGCGACCACGTCACCGACCTGGACCAGCCAGCGGACGATCTCCGCCTCGGTCAGTCCCTCGCCGAGGTCGGGCAGCTTGAACTCCAGCACCTGTGCCATCAGCCCTCGGCCTCCCACTGCAACCGGGCCACGGCGTCCAGGATGCGGTCCACGCCGGGCAGATGGTGCCGCTCCAGCATGGGCGGCGGGTAGGGCAGGTCGAACCCGGCCACGCGCAGCACGGGGGCCTCCAGGTGGTGGAAGCAGCGCTCGGTGACACGGGCCGCGATCTCGCCGCCCGGCCCGCCGAAGCCGGTGGACTCGTGCACCACCACCGCGCGTCCGGTGCGGCGCACGGAGGCGCACACCGTCTCGTCGTCGAACGGCACCAGGGAGCGCAGGTCGACGACCTCCAGGTCCCAGCCCTCGGTCCGCGCGGCCTCGGCGGCCTCCAGGCAGACGGGCACGGAGGGGCCGTAGGTGATCAGCGTGGCGCTGCGGCCGGTGCGCCGCACCACCGCCCGGCCGATCGGCTCGACCTCCGCCGGCTGCTCGGGGTTCCAGGTGTCCTTGGACCAGTAGAGCCGCTTGGGCTCCAGGAAGACCACCGGGTCGTCGGAGGCGATGGACCGGCGCAGCAGGCCGTAGGCGTCGGCGACGGTCGCGGGTGTGACCACGTGCAGGCCGGGGGTGGCCATGTAGTACGCCTCGGAGGAGTCGCTGTGGTGCTCGACGCCGCCGATGCCGCCCCCGTAGGGGATGCGCACGGTGATCGGCAGGGGCATCCTGCCGCGGGTGCGGTTGCGCATCCGGGAGACGTGGCTGACCAGTTGCTCGAACGCCGGGTAGGCGAAGGCGTCGAACTGCATCTCCACCACCGGCCGCAGGCCGTACATGGCCATGCCGACGGCGGCGCCGAGGATGCCGGCCTCGGCGAGCGGGGTGTCGGTGCAGCGGTCCTCGCCGAACTCCCTGGCGAGTCCGTCGGTGACCCGGAAGACGCCGCCGAGGGTGCCGACGTCCTCGCCCAGGACGTGCACGCTCGGGTCGGCGGCCATCGCGTCGCGCATCGCGCGGGTGAGGGCCTGTGCCATGGTGGCGGGCTTGACGGCCACGGTGGTCATCGGCGGTCGCCTTCCTGCTGGTCGGGCCCGTCCTGCTCGGCCGCCAGCTCGGCCCGCAACAGGTCCCGCTGTTCGCGCAGTTGGGCGGTGGTCTCGGCGTAGACGTGGTCGAAGAGGTCCATCGGGTCGAGCGCGGGGTCCTGGTTCATGCGCGCGCGCAGGTCCGCGGCCATCGCCTCGGCTTCCTCCCGTACGGCCTCCAGGGCGGCCTCGTCGAGCAGGCCGCGCTCGGTCAGCTCCGTCTCCAGCAGCCGCACGGGGTCGTGCGCGCGCCACGCCTCCACCTCGGCGTCGCCCCGGTAGCGGGTGGCGTCGTCGGCGTTGGTGTGGGCGTCGATGCGGTAGGTGACCGCCTCGACCAGCGTGGGGCCGCCGCCCGCGCGGGCGTGCCGTACGGCGTCGGTGAGCACCTCGTGCACCGCGGCGGCGTCGTTGCCGTCGACCAGGCGGCCCGGCATGCCGTACCCGACGGCCTTGTGGGCCAGGGAGGGCGCCGCGGTCTGCTTGGCGAGCGGGACGGAGATGGCGAAGCCGTTGTTCTGGACCAGGAAGACCACGGGTGCCTGCCAGACGGCCGCGAAGTTCAGCGCCTCGTGGAAGTCGCCCTCGCTGGTGCCGCCGTCGCCGACCATGGCGAGCGCGACCACGTCGTCGCCCTTGAGACGGGCGGCGTGGGCGAGGCCGACGGCGTGCGGGAGCTGGGTGGCCAGCGGGGTGGACAGGGGGGCGACCCGGTGGGCGTGGGGGTCGTAGCCGCTGTGCCAGTCGCCGCGCAGCAGGGTGAGGGCCTCGACCGGGTCCACCCCGCGGGCGACGACCGCGAGGGTGTCGCGGT
This Streptomyces misionensis DNA region includes the following protein-coding sequences:
- a CDS encoding protein kinase domain-containing protein, whose product is MSQDGAHGRYAGQALAGGRYQLRDLLGEGGMASVHLAYDSVLDRQVAIKTLHTELGREQAFRERFRREAQAVAKLTHTNIVSVFDTGEDDLGGLATPYIVMEYVEGRPLGSVLEEDIRQYGAMPADKALKVTADVLAALDISHEMGLVHRDIKPGNVMMTKRGVVKVMDFGIARAMQSGVTSMTQTGMVVGTPQYLSPEQALGRGVDARSDLYSVGIMLFQLVTGRLPFDADSPLAIAYAHVQEEPVAPSSVNRSLPPAVDALVARALRKNPNERFPTADAMREECLRVAASFQAAAPSIVPGAGPRQSGSGVGSAVFPPVDQARQTPPGPVQTPYQPGPYGPGQGTPAPVAPAPAYGYPQQAGYQTPPVGYGPQTPPPYAQTPHTAVQGAGRGSGGGRGNKAVIIGASVVSLAAVVGLIVALTANSDGGEDTGGRGGASASAAASHRPGYRAPDTTRVIDKTKCTEPEESYDDPAKIRLPDFRYKDINSVKACFQAAGWQLKIKKVDDNTWGDGTVMDQFPSQGTDVSAKDPGTIELSVSTGNPPQ
- a CDS encoding bacterial proteasome activator family protein, which encodes MEMPRNERSPENPQILVVGQDGMALGGGTGNDDSRETPVTEQVEQPAKVMRIGSMIKQLLEEVRAAPLDEASRVRLKEIHASSVKELEDGLAPELVEELERLSLPFTDDATPSDAELRIAQAQLVGWLEGLFHGIQTTLFAQQMAARAQLEQMRRALPPGVTGPDGDDHPAGGRSGGPYL
- a CDS encoding NAD(P)H-quinone oxidoreductase, encoding MHAITIPEPGGPEALVWDEVPDPVPGEGEVLVEVVAGAVNRADILQRQGFYDPPPGASPYPGLECSGRIAALGPGVSGWAVGDEVCALLAGGGYAQKVAVPAGQLLPVPQGVDLAQAAALPEVACTVWSNVFMVAHLRPGETLLVHGGSSGIGTMAIQLAKALGAKVAVTAGTKEKLERCAELGADILINYREQDFVAEIKEATGGAGADVILDNMGAKYLDRNIQALAVNGRLAIIGMQGGAKGELNIGALLSKRAAVSATSLRARPLGEKAAIVAAVREHVWPLLAAGHVRPVVDRALPMPEAAQAHRVVEESGHIGKVLLLAP
- a CDS encoding potassium channel family protein translates to MFHVKHADHDTTASPDSDRPRDNGTRTDERSVTHRVKLPVKVVERPLRQVAKRLLMALLVLVLTALVVYADRAGYRDSADDSVDLLDSFYYATVTLSTTGYGDITPVSDSARLTNIFVITPLRVLFLIILVGTTLEVLTERTREEWRLKRWRSALREHTVVIGFGTKGRSAVQTVCATGLKKEQVVVVDPSAKVIDAATADGYAGVMGDATRSDVLKRAEVGKARQIIVAPQRDDTAVLVTLTARQLNRSAKIVAAVREEENAPLLRQSGADAVITSASAAGRLLGLSVLSPAAGMVIEDLIQQGSGLDLVERPVVRAEAGKRPREIDDLVVSVVRGHRVLGYDDRSIGTLQLTDRLITIVRASPGTQITPHIRPLPTD
- a CDS encoding molybdopterin molybdotransferase MoeA; translation: MTASRLGGGAPVEDGDDLDVEEALALVREAKDDGTGPPPVPGTRDARTDGPHRATSWPEAREIAARAARTARSAGARRGPVSVPLGDSLGLVLAAPLDALGDLPSFDTSAMDGWAVAGPGPWTVREEGVLAGHAQPAPLTDGEAVPIATGARVPADTTAVLRTEHGRTDTQGRLHATRDLAHGQDIRPRGQECRSGDQLLPVGTLVTPAVLGLAAAAGYDTVTVVPRPRVEVLVLGDELLTEGLPRDGLIRDALGPMLPPWLRALGAEVVAVRRVRDDARALRKAITASPADLVVTTGGTAAGPVDHVHPTLERIGAELLVDGVAVRPGHPMLLARLQDGRHLVGLPGNPLAAVSGLLTLAEPLLRTLAAHPAPEPYALPLTEAVHGHPYDTRLVPVVLRGDRAVPLHYNGPAMLRGVAAADALAVVPPGGARPGEEAELLDLPWAVAGIGVCFT
- a CDS encoding NTP transferase domain-containing protein produces the protein MPYDPYDAVVLAGGAARRLGGADKPGVRVGGRALLDRVLAACAGARTTVVVAAPRPTVRPVRWAREEPPGAGPVAALAAGLRHTTAEHAVVLSADLPFLRPATLRRLLAALHGTGADGALLTDADGRDQPLVAAYRTAALRRELAALAAAPDGLTGLPLRRLTGALRLTRVPDPHASFDCDTWDDIVNARARIREHGHVLDEWISAVKDELGIDLDVDMNVLLDLARDAAHGVARPAAPLTTFLVGYAAARGEGGPEAVAEAARKAAALALSWEEEARETGGAGEGNGGPSAPDAG
- a CDS encoding dihydrolipoamide acetyltransferase family protein, yielding MAQVLEFKLPDLGEGLTEAEIVRWLVQVGDVVAVDQPVVEVETAKASVEVPCPYGGVVTARYGEEGTELPVGAPLLTVAVGEPEAEPESGSGNVLVGYGTSEAPGRRRRVRPTAPAGGARVNGAAPAPAASAPAVTPAAAPGGPVPVISPLVRRLAREGGLDLRGLAGSGPDGLILRADVERALRTEPDRDRGRTAGTPAAAVPAPGPAEVRVPLKGIRGAVADKLSRSRREIPDATCWVDADATELMRARAAMNAAGGPKISLLALLARVCTAALARFPELNSSVDSEAREVVQHPYVHLGFAAQTDRGLVVPVVRDAHARGAESLTAEFARLTEAARTGTLTPGDLTGGTFTLNNYGVFGVDGSTPIVNHPEAAMLGVGRIVPKPWVHEGELAVRQVVQLSLTFDHRVCDGGTAGGFLRYVADCVEQPAVLLRTL
- a CDS encoding alpha-ketoacid dehydrogenase subunit beta encodes the protein MTTVAVKPATMAQALTRAMRDAMAADPSVHVLGEDVGTLGGVFRVTDGLAREFGEDRCTDTPLAEAGILGAAVGMAMYGLRPVVEMQFDAFAYPAFEQLVSHVSRMRNRTRGRMPLPITVRIPYGGGIGGVEHHSDSSEAYYMATPGLHVVTPATVADAYGLLRRSIASDDPVVFLEPKRLYWSKDTWNPEQPAEVEPIGRAVVRRTGRSATLITYGPSVPVCLEAAEAARTEGWDLEVVDLRSLVPFDDETVCASVRRTGRAVVVHESTGFGGPGGEIAARVTERCFHHLEAPVLRVAGFDLPYPPPMLERHHLPGVDRILDAVARLQWEAEG
- the pdhA gene encoding pyruvate dehydrogenase (acetyl-transferring) E1 component subunit alpha; its protein translation is MTVLEQRGAYRPSPPPAWQPRMDPAPLLPDAEPYRVLGTEAAAKADPDLLRRLHAHLVRGRRYNTQATALTKQGRLAVYPSSTGQEACEVAAALVLEERDWLFPSYRDTLAVVARGVDPVEALTLLRGDWHSGYDPHAHRVAPLSTPLATQLPHAVGLAHAARLKGDDVVALAMVGDGGTSEGDFHEALNFAAVWQAPVVFLVQNNGFAISVPLAKQTAAPSLAHKAVGYGMPGRLVDGNDAAAVHEVLTDAVRHARAGGGPTLVEAVTYRIDAHTNADDATRYRGDAEVEAWRAHDPVRLLETELTERGLLDEAALEAVREEAEAMAADLRARMNQDPALDPMDLFDHVYAETTAQLREQRDLLRAELAAEQDGPDQQEGDRR